CGGATCGGCGACAAGGACGGCCTCAAGCGGATCGAATGTCTCCGAATGGAACTGGGAGAGCCCGACGAGAGCGGTCGGAGGAGGCCCGTTCCCGTTCCTCACTCCACGGTCCGCATCGATGTCGATCAGGTGATCGTTGCGACAGGCGAGGAGATCGAGGCCTCCTTTTTGCCGGAGGGGCTCGAAAGGCGAGAGGGGATCGTCCTCACCCGGCGAGACGGAAGCACCGGCATCAGGGGCGTCTTTGCCGGAGGAGACCTCACCTCCAACCAGCGCACCGTGGCCCACGCCATCGGCTCCGGAAAGAGGGCGGCGATGGCGATCGATGCCTTTCTTTCCGGTCGGGATCCCGAGAAGGTGATCGAAGGGCACCTCATCGGAGGAGGTCCTTCGGTGTCGATTTCCCGCTATCTCCATCCGGGGGAGCGTCCGAGAAATCCTCACGTGGTCTCCTTCGAGGAGTTGAACCTGGACTATTTCGAGCCTGCCAGGAGGCAGAAAGAGGCGAAGCGGTCGGTCAGCGACCGGATCAAAGGGTTCGAAGAGATCACCTCCACCCTTCCGAAAGGAGCGGCACTGGAGGAGGCGGAGCGCTGCTTCAACTGCGGCACCTGCAACGGCTGCGAGATCTGCTATGTCTTCTGCCCCGATCTCTCGATCTTGAAATCGGCAGGGACGATCTCCCGCCAGATCGATTACGACTACTGCAAGGGATGCGGGATCTGCTTCACCGAATGTCCAAGGGGAGCCATCTCGCTGAAAGAGGAGGCCAAATGAAGAGGGTCATCACGGGAAATCAGGCCGTGGCCTATGGAGTCATCTTGAGCCGGGTCGATGTGGTCTCGGCCTATCCCATCACCCCTCAGACGACGATCGTGGAGGAGCTTTCGGAGTTGATCGCAAGCGGCCGCCTCAGGACGAGGTTTCTCAAGGTGGAGTCCGAACACTCCGCCATGGCCGCCCTCATCGGGGCCTCCACCGGCGGCGTGAGGTGTTTTACGGCTACCTCTTCCCACGGGCTCGCCTACATGCACGAGATGCTCCACTGGGCCTCAGGGGCCAGGCTCCCCATCGTGATGGTCAACGTGAACCGCGCCATCGGCCCTCCCTGGAACATCTGGGGAGATCAGAGCGATTCTATCTCCCAGAGGGACACCGGCTGGATCCAGCTCTACTGCGAAAACAATCAGGAGGTCCTCGATACGATCATCCAGGCCTACCGGATCGCCGAGACCGTGAGGCTTCCCGTGATGGTCGTCCTCGACGCCTTCGTCCTCTCCCACACGGCCGAGCCGGTCGAGGTGCCGAGCATCGAGGAGGTGGATGCCTTTCTTCCACCCTTCTGTCCCGATTTTCCCATCGACCCTGAGGAGCCGAGGGCCTATTCGGTGATCACCACGCCCGACTATTTCATGGAGTTTCGATACAAGATCCAGAGGGCCATGGAAGAGGTTCCCCAGGTCATGAGGAAGGTCGACGAGGAGTTCAAATCCCGATTCGGCCGGGGCTATGGCTCGATCGAACGATACGGAAGGGAGGGGGCCGAGTTGGTGCTCGTCACCTCAAGCACCGTGACGAGCACCTCGAGGATGGTGGTTCAGAGGCTTGCCGAAGAAGGGATGAGCGTGGCCGGCCTGAAGGTCAAGAGGTTTCGGCCCTTCCCCGGAGAGGAGATCAGCCAGGCGATCGAGGGCGCAAGGAAGATCGCCGTCATCGACCGTAACCTCTCGGCCGGCGTGGGAGGCGTCTTCGCCCAGGAATTGAGGGCCGCCCTCTACTCGAGGGAGGAGAGACCGGTGGTCTTCGGCTTCGTCGCAGGGCTGGGCGGAAGGGATATCACGCCCGAACGGATCGAGGAGGCGATCCATTACACGAGGGAGCACGATCGGCCCGATGGCGATATCGTGTGGCTCGGTTTGAAAGGATAGGTTTTAGTTTTGGATCGATCTAAGGATGGAGGAAGGGAGGATGAAGCGATTCGACATCCCCATCGATGAAAACCTCGGCCACGGACACCTCGCCTGTGCCGGCTGCGGCGCGGCCGTCGCCATGCGACTCGTCCTGAAGGCCTTGGGCGAGAGGACGGTCATGGTCTTTCCAGCCTCTTGTTGGTCGATCGTCCCGGGTTTCTGGCCTTACTCTGCCTATAAGATCACCGCGGTCCATGCGGGGTTCGTGACCGCGGCGGCAACCGCCTCGGGCATCCGGGCCGCCCTGGATGTCAGGGGAGATCGGGAGACCCTGGTCGCGGTCTGGGCCGGAGACGGCGGGACGTTCGATATCGGGCTTCAGGCCCTTTCGGGCGCTGCCGAGAGGAACGAGGACATCCTCTACATCTGCAACGACAACGAAGGGTATATGAACACGGGGACCCAGCGGAGCTCGGCCACCCCCTTTCTCGCCTGGACCACCACCACCCCGACGATGCAACCCAAGGAGAACCCCAAGAAGGACATCATGGCCATCATGGCGGACCATCACATCCCCTATGCTGCAACGGCCACGATCGCCTATCCGGATGACCTCATCCGAAAGTTGGAGAAGGCAAAGGCCATCCGGGGCACCCGCTTCATCCACCTCTTCTCGCCTTGCACACCGGGTTGGAAGATCGCCTCAGAAAACACGATCAAGGTTTCGAGGCTTGCCGTCCGATCGAGGGTCTTTCCCCTCTACGAGATCGAAAACGGGAGGGAGTACACCATTCAAGAGGAGTCCCGGGTCGTGCCCGTCAGGGAGTACCTGAAGCTCCAAGGCCGCTTCAGCCATCTCACCGAGGAGGAGATCGAGACGACCCAGAGGATGGTGGATGAGGCCTGGGAGCGCCTCCTCCGCAGGGCCCGCTGCTGATCCTTCCTCGGAGGACCTGTCGGTGCCCTTTTCTCAACCCATGACGAAGCCAAGCTGCCTCCAGGGAGGTGGCATTATTTTGGGACTTGACAACTAAACAAATGTATAGTATCATGAGGCGGAAATGTCGATCGATCCCGTCCATCATTCAAAACAGGAGGAGAGGATGGAGCTTACGGAGCGGCAGAGGGAAGTCCTCGGTTTCATCCAGGGCTTTATTAGGGAGAGGGGTTATCCGCCCTCGATCCGGGAGATCGGGGAGTATTTCCACATCTATCCCAGGGCGGTCTTCGATCACCTGAAGGCCCTGGAGAGGAAGGGCTATCTGAGACGGCAGGGTTCGATGTCGAGGGGGATGGAGCTTCGCATCTTTCAGGGAGAGAGGCTTCGTGGAAGGGAGGAGAGACCGTCCGTCAGGGAGATTCCCATCTTGGGAAGGGTTGCCGCAGGAAAGCCCACCCTGGCCGTGGAGAACGTGGAGGGATCGATTCCCCTGCCCACGGAATGGGTCGAAGGAACGGAGACCTTCCTTCTGAAGGTCAAGGGCGACAGCATGTCGCCCTTCATCCTTCCTGGCGATTATGTGATCGTTCGCTCCCAGCCCTCGGCCGAAAACGGGGAGGTCGTGGTCACCTTGATGGGCGAGGAGGCGACCGTGAAGCGGTTCTTCAAAAGGGAGGGAAGAATCGAGCTGAAGCCGGATAACGAGAACTGGGAGACGATCCAGGTGGAGGAGGGTTCCGGAGAGGTCCGGATCGTCGGGAAGGTGATCGGGGTGTTTCGGAGGATTTAAATCCCATTCGAAGCGGTGGGTTCGGAGCGGGAGACTTTAAGCGGAGAGAGGAGATTTATGGAGGAAGGGAGATTTGATTTTGGAAATTTGAAGCTCTATCCGAAGGCGTTCGAGACCTCTTCCGCCCTGTCCGTCCGGGAAGCGGACCGGCTCCGAACGGCCTCCCCCCTGGACGAGATCCTGGTCCGGTTGACTCCGGAGGCGCTCCTTTCGACGGCAAGAAGAATCCTCTTTCACGGAGAAGGGGCAGGAGGGATCGCCTCCTATGCGGCGGGGTGGATGGCGGGCAGGGGGATGGAGGTCGTCGTCCTCGACGGCGCCAACCGCTTCGATCCCTATCTCGCCTCCTCCCCTGCCCGAAAGGCCTCGATCTCTCCGGAAGAGCTCCTCAGGCGGATTCGGATCGCTAGGGCCTTTACCTGCTACCAGATGGCCACGCTGGTGGGAGAACGGCTTTCTGCCTTCCTCAGCGAGGAGGGAGACGATGGAGAGGGCAAGAGGCCCTGGGTGATCCTCTTGGGGCCGATTGCGACCTTCCTGGATGAGGATGTGCCGGAGAGGGAGGCCGGGCATCTCTTCGAGAGGACCCTGAGAAAGGTCGATGGAATGGCTGCAGAGGGGATACCCTTCTTTCTGTTTCAGCCCCCTCTCCCTCCGGGTTCCAGGAGGCTCTCTCTCATGAGGAGGCTCTTCCAATCTTCCGATCTGATCTGGAGGATTGCCCTGGAGGATGAGGGGCCCAGGATGATCCTGGAGAAGAAGAGAGGAGAGGAGCGAGGCCGTCTCTCTCGCTCCTTCTGATATCGTTCCTTTAGTCAATCGTCCAAACGAATAGTTCAATTTTCGATATTCGGTTTTCGGATTCAAGGGGTTCACGATGGGACGGACCGTTTTGCCTTTCAGCCAGGTCCTGGAGCAGGAGATCCAGCAGTGGCGGAAATTCCGACGGGGCCTGCGCAAGGAGGATCAGCAGTTTCTCGACCGCCTCTTCGAGAAGGCGAGGCTCCATGTCCAGGCAGGGGTCTACGCCTCGAGGCCATGGCCGTTTGAGACGATCCTGATCTCCATGCTTTTGGAACACGAGAAGGCGCTCACGGAGTTGAGGGCGGTCCTCTCCGAACTTCGAACGCATCCGCCCGAGCCCGCTTCTGAGTGAACCGGTGCAACTGCGCGGGTGGCTCTTCGATCTCTACCCCCTCGGCGCCTCGATGATCCTCTGGATCAAAGGCGAGGAGGGGTCGATGCATCGATTGGAAGATCCCTTCCGGCCCCGATTCTATGCGCAGGGGAAGAGGAAGGACGCCGTGGCCCTCTTCGACTTCCTCCAGAGACGCCGAGAAGCTACCGGCTACCGATGGGTCAGGAAGAGGGAGTTCTGGAGCGGAGAGGAGATCGAGGTGATGGAGATCGAGATGGTCGATCCGGAACATTACGCTCACCTTCCGAGGATTCTCTCCCCCTGGGAGGAGAGGCTCACCCTTTACAACTGCGACCTCCCTGTCCCGCAAGCCTACCTTTACGAGAAGGGCCTCTTTCCCACAGGCCGATGCCTTGCCGAGGTCGAGGGAGGCCGGATCTTCAAGATCGAGGCCGACCCGTCGGAATCGTTGTGGACGGACGAGGGAGACCTGCCCGACCTCAGGGCGATGACCCTGAGCCAGGAGGGCTCGGGAAGGGGGAAGGCGCTCCTGTTGGAGTGCGAGGGATATCGGGTAGAGATGGAGGAGGTGGATCTGGCCGAGCTCGGAAGGTTCCTTCACCGGTTCGATCCCGATGTGGTCCTGAGCGACGGCGGCGACGGCCTGCTTCTGCCCTTTCTCTTCTCGTTGGAGAGGCGGGCGAAGATCCGCCTTCCCTGGGATCGGGAGCATCGGCTCGTGCCGAGGCCGGTCGATCCGAAAGGCTACTCCTACTTCTCCTATGGCCGGACCTATTACCGGGCCGCAGGCCACCTCCTCTTCGGAAGGTGGCATATCGATCGCCGAAACTCCTTCCTCTACGGAGAGTCGGGCCTGGAGGGGGTGATCGAGCTTGCGCGGTTGGGAAGGATTCCGGTTCAACGGATGGCGCGGACCTCTCCGGGAACGGCCATCACCTCCGTGCAGATGAACCAGGCCTATCAGGAGGGGATCCTCATCCCCTGGAGGAAGGGCGAGCCCGAGAGGTTCAAGACGGCCTTAGA
This sequence is a window from Thermodesulfobacteriota bacterium. Protein-coding genes within it:
- the porA gene encoding pyruvate ferredoxin oxidoreductase, which produces MKRVITGNQAVAYGVILSRVDVVSAYPITPQTTIVEELSELIASGRLRTRFLKVESEHSAMAALIGASTGGVRCFTATSSHGLAYMHEMLHWASGARLPIVMVNVNRAIGPPWNIWGDQSDSISQRDTGWIQLYCENNQEVLDTIIQAYRIAETVRLPVMVVLDAFVLSHTAEPVEVPSIEEVDAFLPPFCPDFPIDPEEPRAYSVITTPDYFMEFRYKIQRAMEEVPQVMRKVDEEFKSRFGRGYGSIERYGREGAELVLVTSSTVTSTSRMVVQRLAEEGMSVAGLKVKRFRPFPGEEISQAIEGARKIAVIDRNLSAGVGGVFAQELRAALYSREERPVVFGFVAGLGGRDITPERIEEAIHYTREHDRPDGDIVWLGLKG
- a CDS encoding thiamine pyrophosphate-dependent enzyme, translating into MKRFDIPIDENLGHGHLACAGCGAAVAMRLVLKALGERTVMVFPASCWSIVPGFWPYSAYKITAVHAGFVTAAATASGIRAALDVRGDRETLVAVWAGDGGTFDIGLQALSGAAERNEDILYICNDNEGYMNTGTQRSSATPFLAWTTTTPTMQPKENPKKDIMAIMADHHIPYAATATIAYPDDLIRKLEKAKAIRGTRFIHLFSPCTPGWKIASENTIKVSRLAVRSRVFPLYEIENGREYTIQEESRVVPVREYLKLQGRFSHLTEEEIETTQRMVDEAWERLLRRARC
- the lexA gene encoding transcriptional repressor LexA yields the protein MELTERQREVLGFIQGFIRERGYPPSIREIGEYFHIYPRAVFDHLKALERKGYLRRQGSMSRGMELRIFQGERLRGREERPSVREIPILGRVAAGKPTLAVENVEGSIPLPTEWVEGTETFLLKVKGDSMSPFILPGDYVIVRSQPSAENGEVVVTLMGEEATVKRFFKREGRIELKPDNENWETIQVEEGSGEVRIVGKVIGVFRRI